The following proteins come from a genomic window of Halomarina ordinaria:
- a CDS encoding oligosaccharide flippase family protein — protein MSLASKVSGDILVTTLFKLSLKVRGLVLIPLLTVALGVGDYGAYVQVNAIATVLSLVCLLGLDAGYVKYIHETGRPAGLFTAVTLLGGGVAALGGGALALAADPLARYTLQSASYAPLFVLGGGYVLVHTLFTLGRSHYRATRRVKRFSAIEAVDVYLSVGAVAAVVFVVEGTIVGVLLATLSVHACLTLLTYGAIAVEGGLAWPSTDQLHECVRFSLGAMGSTVSSSLLHRVDRVLVGYFLGASAVGVYSVAYSVAYLMRLYFLPVTTSFFPEFSKLWAEGDHATIRRFLNSGVRYAATFGLPSIAGFALVGSDLIGLLSTPAVAREGALALVLVAAGLFCMGLGEFYTNLFYAAGDSRVPLVVQGGTVLANVLLNWWAIPALGVAGAAATTLVTFGASVLVLGVAFQSHLRVVPDWSRLGRVVVATLAMYAAFAVVSPPWLVTLAAAPVGYFAVLFAVGGVERTDVRVVVDAVR, from the coding sequence ATGAGCCTCGCCTCGAAGGTCTCCGGCGACATCCTCGTCACCACGCTGTTCAAGCTCTCGCTCAAGGTGCGGGGGCTCGTCCTCATCCCCCTCCTGACCGTCGCGCTCGGCGTCGGCGACTACGGCGCCTACGTGCAGGTCAACGCCATCGCGACCGTCCTCTCGCTGGTCTGCCTGCTCGGCCTCGACGCCGGCTACGTCAAGTACATCCACGAGACGGGCCGCCCGGCGGGGCTGTTCACCGCCGTCACCCTCCTCGGCGGGGGGGTCGCGGCGCTCGGCGGCGGGGCGCTCGCGCTCGCCGCCGACCCGCTCGCGCGCTACACGCTCCAGTCGGCGTCGTACGCCCCGCTGTTCGTCCTCGGCGGCGGCTACGTCCTCGTCCACACGCTGTTCACGCTCGGGCGGAGTCACTACCGCGCCACCCGACGCGTCAAGCGCTTCTCGGCCATCGAGGCGGTCGACGTCTACCTCTCGGTGGGGGCCGTCGCCGCCGTCGTGTTCGTCGTCGAGGGGACCATCGTGGGGGTACTCCTCGCCACCCTCTCGGTCCACGCCTGCCTGACGCTGCTCACCTACGGCGCCATCGCGGTCGAGGGGGGACTCGCGTGGCCGTCGACCGACCAGTTGCACGAGTGCGTCCGGTTCTCGCTCGGCGCGATGGGGAGCACGGTGTCGAGTTCGCTCCTCCACCGGGTCGACCGCGTCCTCGTCGGCTACTTCCTCGGCGCGAGCGCCGTGGGCGTCTACTCCGTCGCCTACTCCGTCGCCTACCTCATGCGCCTCTACTTCCTGCCGGTGACGACGTCGTTCTTCCCGGAGTTCTCGAAGCTCTGGGCCGAGGGCGACCACGCGACGATTCGACGCTTCCTGAACAGCGGCGTCCGCTACGCGGCGACCTTCGGGCTCCCCTCCATCGCCGGGTTCGCGCTCGTGGGGAGCGACCTCATCGGCCTGCTCTCCACGCCGGCGGTCGCCCGCGAGGGGGCGCTCGCGCTCGTCCTCGTCGCGGCCGGCCTCTTCTGTATGGGCCTCGGGGAGTTCTACACCAACCTGTTCTACGCCGCCGGCGACTCGCGCGTCCCGCTGGTCGTCCAGGGGGGGACCGTCCTCGCGAACGTCCTGCTCAACTGGTGGGCCATCCCCGCGCTGGGGGTCGCCGGCGCGGCGGCGACGACGCTCGTCACGTTCGGGGCGTCCGTCCTCGTCCTCGGCGTCGCCTTCCAGTCGCACCTCCGGGTCGTCCCCGACTGGAGCCGGCTGGGACGCGTCGTCGTCGCCACCCTCGCGATGTACGCCGCCTTCGCCGTCGTCTCGCCCCCCTGGCTCGTCACGCTCGCCGCCGCGCCCGTCGGCTACTTCGCCGTCCTGTTCGCCGTCGGGGGCGTCGAACGCACCGACGTCCGCGTCGTCGTCGACGCGGTCCGGTAG
- a CDS encoding PH domain-containing protein produces MERDAPSGAADAADAGSFDWLTLDEGEEVLWSGKPHVYSIVPALVVGIPLSLVLVGIPIVVGAYLNRENTVYLLTSEGLYRKQGILSRDVRKIGFEKVQNTSFTQGPLGTYVGYGNVDISTAGGAGVEMRFQSVPDPKSVQERINRQIRRARPGGRSEEADDERPEDVLGDILDELRAIRTLVEGEGERENEGLVPGDEPDATDGHGDAALDATDDSGTDGSSTDGDRADEPRRTRTGRRLPENEFESTRTRSRTTEDRDERTDRE; encoded by the coding sequence ATGGAACGTGACGCACCCTCCGGCGCGGCCGACGCCGCGGACGCCGGGTCGTTCGACTGGCTCACCCTCGACGAGGGCGAGGAGGTCCTCTGGTCGGGCAAGCCCCACGTCTACAGCATCGTCCCCGCCCTCGTCGTCGGCATCCCCCTCTCCCTGGTCCTGGTCGGCATCCCCATCGTCGTCGGGGCGTACCTGAACCGCGAGAACACCGTCTACCTCCTGACGAGCGAGGGACTCTACCGGAAACAGGGAATCCTCTCGCGCGACGTCCGGAAGATCGGGTTCGAGAAGGTCCAGAACACCTCCTTCACGCAGGGGCCGCTCGGGACGTACGTCGGCTACGGCAACGTCGACATCTCGACCGCGGGCGGCGCCGGCGTCGAGATGCGTTTCCAGTCGGTCCCCGACCCGAAGTCCGTCCAGGAGCGCATCAACCGCCAGATTCGGCGCGCCCGCCCGGGCGGCCGGAGCGAGGAGGCCGACGACGAACGCCCCGAGGACGTCCTCGGCGACATCCTCGACGAACTCCGCGCCATCCGGACGCTCGTCGAGGGCGAGGGTGAGCGCGAGAACGAGGGCCTCGTCCCCGGTGACGAGCCGGACGCCACCGACGGGCACGGCGACGCGGCCCTCGACGCGACCGACGATTCAGGGACGGACGGGTCGTCGACCGACGGGGACCGCGCCGACGAGCCCCGGCGGACGCGGACCGGCCGGCGACTCCCCGAGAACGAGTTCGAGTCCACGCGGACCCGGTCCCGGACCACGGAGGACCGCGATGAGCGCACGGACCGCGAGTGA
- a CDS encoding PH domain-containing protein produces MSARTASESPTATPDWLALDERETVLWRGGPRIQTVLPGVAVGVVLLALGVAALLGVGPVPSHPAVTLLALCVLVGGLSIPLAAYLVVRNTDYVVTDRGLYRKRGVLSRSVLSVGYETVQNATYAQGVTGTLFGYGTLTFDTAGSTGEELSFRDVDDPSTVQSLVSRRIGRVGEGDVPDGGLPGTTAEWRAVREEVRALRRALEARRGE; encoded by the coding sequence ATGAGCGCACGGACCGCGAGTGAGTCGCCGACGGCGACGCCCGACTGGCTGGCCCTCGACGAGCGGGAGACCGTCCTCTGGCGGGGCGGCCCGCGAATCCAGACGGTCCTCCCGGGCGTCGCCGTCGGCGTCGTCCTGCTCGCGCTCGGGGTCGCCGCCCTCCTCGGTGTCGGGCCGGTCCCGAGCCACCCGGCGGTCACGCTGCTCGCGCTCTGCGTGCTGGTCGGGGGGCTGTCGATACCGCTCGCGGCGTACCTCGTGGTACGGAACACCGACTACGTCGTCACCGACCGGGGGCTCTACCGCAAGCGCGGCGTCCTCTCCCGGTCGGTGCTCTCGGTCGGCTACGAGACGGTCCAGAACGCCACCTACGCGCAGGGGGTCACGGGGACCCTCTTCGGCTACGGGACGCTGACGTTCGACACCGCGGGGAGCACCGGCGAGGAACTGAGCTTCCGCGACGTCGACGACCCGAGTACCGTCCAGTCGCTCGTGAGCCGGCGCATCGGACGGGTCGGGGAGGGGGACGTCCCCGACGGTGGCCTCCCGGGCACGACGGCGGAGTGGCGGGCCGTCCGCGAGGAGGTCCGAGCGCTCCGGCGTGCCCTCGAAGCGCGCCGGGGGGAGTGA